One window of the Spirochaetia bacterium 38H-sp genome contains the following:
- a CDS encoding chemotaxis response regulator protein-glutamate methylesterase, protein MAEGRIKVLIVDDSALMRSLISKILDETNDIIVVGTAMHGGFAMDKIPKLKPDVIVLDLEMPKVDGLEFLRRRKEAGIDIPVVILSSRAEKGAKITMDALALGASDFITKPSGPISPDIHVVAETLQEMVRGYGRKYRRQRGDAAFNKMTAPPRRMAETAPPVSRVVSGQELGFISISPKIKQKKESITPLRKPDIPEVLAIGVSTGGPSAVRFLLSKLDEDFSLPVLLVQHMPPGFTKEFAESLDRHCAVTVTEAVNGDKLEPGHVYVAPGDYHLFAEQRGSEVFVGLSKDPPVNGHRPSADVLFESVARIYQNRSISVIMTGMGRDGARMIGEVYRQGGITIGQDEESCVVYGMPRAASELGVLHMELPLEDIPVVINKLASKAKK, encoded by the coding sequence ATGGCTGAGGGTAGGATTAAGGTCTTGATTGTAGATGATTCCGCTCTTATGCGGAGTCTTATAAGTAAAATCCTTGATGAAACGAATGATATTATTGTCGTAGGTACCGCCATGCATGGTGGTTTTGCGATGGACAAAATTCCCAAGCTTAAGCCCGATGTTATTGTTCTTGATCTTGAGATGCCTAAGGTCGATGGTCTTGAGTTTCTCCGCAGGAGAAAAGAAGCCGGTATTGATATTCCTGTTGTAATTCTTTCTTCCCGGGCTGAGAAGGGGGCTAAGATAACGATGGATGCGCTTGCACTGGGTGCAAGTGATTTTATTACCAAGCCTTCTGGTCCCATATCCCCGGATATTCATGTAGTTGCGGAGACTTTGCAGGAGATGGTAAGAGGGTATGGCAGGAAGTACAGAAGGCAAAGAGGTGATGCTGCTTTTAACAAAATGACTGCCCCACCAAGACGGATGGCAGAAACGGCTCCTCCTGTAAGCCGTGTTGTTTCCGGGCAGGAGCTGGGGTTTATCTCCATAAGTCCGAAGATTAAGCAAAAAAAGGAGTCCATAACTCCGCTAAGAAAGCCGGATATCCCGGAGGTGCTTGCCATAGGTGTTTCTACAGGAGGGCCAAGTGCGGTGCGGTTTTTGCTTAGCAAATTGGATGAGGACTTCTCTTTGCCTGTGCTTCTTGTGCAGCATATGCCTCCTGGTTTTACTAAGGAGTTTGCAGAGAGTCTTGACCGCCATTGTGCAGTAACAGTTACGGAGGCTGTTAACGGAGATAAGCTAGAACCGGGACATGTGTATGTAGCTCCAGGAGATTATCATCTGTTTGCAGAGCAGAGGGGCTCTGAGGTTTTTGTAGGACTTTCCAAAGACCCTCCTGTAAATGGTCACAGGCCTTCTGCAGATGTACTTTTTGAGTCTGTTGCAAGAATATACCAGAACAGAAGTATTTCTGTGATTATGACAGGTATGGGGCGGGACGGAGCTAGGATGATAGGTGAGGTCTATAGACAGGGCGGTATAACTATAGGTCAGGACGAGGAATCTTGTGTGGTCTATGGTATGCCAAGAGCTGCCAGTGAGCTGGGTGTCCTACATATGGAGCTTCCTCTCGAGGATATTCCTGTTGTAATAAATAAGCTAGCTTCAAAGGCCAAGAAATAG
- a CDS encoding protein-glutamate O-methyltransferase CheR — translation MSFLSDELFKKYSDFIYNESGITFNSNNRAVLESRIKDRLRVTGLSTPEEYYNKVVSSKDETRDFLDSVTTNLTRFFRNNAHWDIFINHVVPDIIEYKKKRGERHINIWSAGCSTGEEPYTIAMLLSELLPSEFDFKIIGSDISLTVLLVAREGFYNDAKVAGIPDKYLEKYFEKVEKGYHIKGFIREKIQFDYHNLKNDSGLRNMDIVFCRNVLIYFDEAAQKATINRLWDSMGSYSYLFIGHSESLFGMNTGFEFVKTDWGSVYRKRV, via the coding sequence ATGTCTTTTTTATCCGATGAGCTTTTTAAAAAATATTCTGACTTTATATATAATGAGAGCGGAATAACTTTTAATAGCAATAACAGAGCTGTGCTTGAAAGCAGAATAAAAGATCGTCTCAGGGTAACAGGCCTTTCTACTCCGGAGGAGTATTACAATAAAGTTGTTTCCAGCAAGGATGAGACCAGAGATTTTCTCGATTCTGTAACTACAAATCTTACTAGATTTTTTAGAAACAATGCGCATTGGGATATTTTTATCAATCATGTTGTACCAGATATAATAGAATATAAGAAAAAAAGAGGTGAGCGTCATATCAACATATGGAGTGCAGGCTGTTCTACAGGAGAAGAGCCGTATACCATAGCTATGTTGTTGTCGGAGCTTCTTCCTTCGGAATTTGATTTTAAGATAATTGGCTCCGATATAAGTTTAACAGTTCTTCTTGTTGCAAGAGAAGGTTTTTACAACGATGCAAAGGTTGCTGGTATTCCAGATAAATATCTTGAGAAGTATTTTGAGAAGGTTGAGAAGGGTTATCATATAAAAGGATTTATAAGAGAGAAGATACAGTTTGATTATCATAATCTTAAGAATGACAGTGGCCTTAGAAATATGGATATAGTTTTTTGTAGGAATGTTCTTATCTATTTTGATGAAGCTGCACAAAAAGCTACAATCAACAGATTGTGGGATTCTATGGGGTCGTATTCTTATCTTTTTATAGGACATTCCGAGTCGCTTTTTGGTATGAATACTGGTTTTGAGTTTGTAAAAACTGATTGGGGTTCTGTATATAGGAAAAGGGTTTAG
- a CDS encoding CTP synthase, which translates to MGKYIFVTGGVCSSLGKGIAASSIGSLLELRGLTVRMIKIDPYLNVDAGTMSPFQHGEVYVTDDGAETDLDLGNYARFTHSPLSRDNSITTGQIYQETIRMEREGRFLGRTVQVIPHITDRIKHRIKSIGDSSDTDITIVEVGGTVGDIESFPFLEAERQMIHEKGHNKVLSIHLTLVPMVSGGELKTKPTQHSVKEMQGIGIQPDILLCRAPHILDDDMRKKIALFTNVEPGAVISAYDVEHTIYQIPIIFKEQRLDDIILEKLGIEAKQPDLSQWERVVQVFSSSEEKVTIGFVGKYIDLGDAYKSVDEALYHGGIANNCKVELKKIDAELLEKSDNLEAYFKNVDAIIVPGGFGQRGIEGMIRTAEWARKNNIPYLGICLGMQIMVIEYARNVLGLKEADSTEFSPSTPHPVVSLLEEQIDITMMGGTMRLGKYTAELAENSKLREIYKSNIIEERHRHRYEFSNKYREQLSAAGMKIAGICPDNNLVEAVEWEGHPWGIGVQFHPEFKSRPMEPHPLFAGFIGAALENKRNKKSMELF; encoded by the coding sequence ATGGGAAAGTATATATTTGTCACAGGCGGAGTATGTTCCAGCTTAGGTAAAGGCATAGCAGCATCTTCTATAGGAAGCCTTCTAGAACTTAGGGGGCTGACAGTAAGAATGATTAAGATAGATCCGTATCTCAATGTGGACGCAGGAACCATGAGCCCTTTTCAACATGGCGAAGTTTATGTTACGGATGACGGTGCAGAAACGGATCTAGATCTTGGCAATTATGCAAGATTCACACATTCCCCTTTATCCAGAGATAACTCCATAACCACAGGTCAGATATATCAGGAAACAATACGGATGGAGCGTGAAGGACGATTTCTGGGAAGAACAGTACAGGTTATTCCTCACATAACGGATAGAATAAAGCACAGGATAAAGAGTATAGGCGATTCTAGCGATACGGATATAACCATCGTAGAAGTCGGAGGAACTGTAGGTGACATCGAGTCTTTTCCATTTCTAGAAGCAGAAAGACAGATGATTCATGAGAAGGGGCATAATAAAGTCCTGTCCATACATCTTACGCTTGTACCAATGGTATCGGGAGGAGAGCTCAAAACAAAACCAACACAACACTCTGTAAAAGAGATGCAGGGCATAGGTATACAACCTGATATATTGTTATGCAGAGCCCCCCATATCTTGGATGACGATATGAGAAAAAAAATAGCCCTCTTTACCAACGTAGAACCAGGAGCAGTCATATCTGCATATGATGTAGAACATACTATCTATCAAATCCCAATAATATTTAAAGAACAAAGACTTGACGATATAATTCTGGAAAAACTTGGAATAGAAGCAAAACAACCGGACCTTTCTCAATGGGAAAGAGTAGTACAAGTTTTTAGCTCATCGGAAGAAAAGGTTACAATAGGGTTTGTAGGTAAATATATAGACCTGGGAGATGCGTATAAGTCCGTAGACGAAGCATTATACCACGGAGGGATAGCAAACAACTGCAAAGTGGAGCTCAAAAAAATCGATGCAGAATTATTGGAAAAATCGGATAACCTTGAAGCATACTTTAAGAATGTAGATGCTATAATTGTTCCTGGTGGATTTGGGCAGAGAGGCATAGAAGGTATGATAAGAACAGCAGAGTGGGCAAGAAAAAACAATATTCCATATCTTGGAATATGCCTAGGTATGCAGATAATGGTGATAGAATACGCAAGAAACGTACTTGGATTAAAAGAAGCGGACAGCACGGAGTTTTCTCCTTCCACACCTCATCCAGTAGTAAGCCTTCTAGAAGAACAGATAGATATAACAATGATGGGTGGAACAATGCGCCTTGGGAAATACACCGCAGAACTTGCCGAAAATAGCAAACTCAGAGAGATATATAAGAGTAATATAATAGAAGAAAGACACAGACATAGATATGAGTTTTCCAACAAATACAGAGAGCAGCTTTCCGCTGCAGGCATGAAAATAGCAGGCATATGCCCGGACAACAACCTCGTAGAAGCAGTAGAATGGGAGGGGCACCCGTGGGGAATAGGTGTACAATTCCATCCGGAGTTCAAATCCAGACCAATGGAACCTCATCCTCTTTTTGCAGGATTTATAGGTGCTGCTTTGGAAAACAAAAGAAACAAAAAAAGCATGGAACTATTTTGA
- the lptC gene encoding LPS export ABC transporter periplasmic protein LptC: MNKYLFPVLITLITASCSFDYSEAQWEKEGEEYPGLVINNFRHTVVRNSNILAKIQAEEAKEYRESNILVLSQVYFAELDDKGKITREATADQGKYNKATEDIEITGKVILKDFSENFTLEGHNLSYSKNNHTIKAPEETEISIKKENYYITGKGFSADTKEMKINFDKKPEGHYEEN; encoded by the coding sequence ATGAACAAATATCTTTTTCCCGTACTGATAACTCTAATAACTGCATCTTGCAGCTTTGATTATTCGGAAGCACAATGGGAAAAAGAAGGAGAAGAGTACCCAGGTCTTGTTATAAACAACTTCAGACACACTGTGGTAAGAAACAGCAATATCCTAGCAAAAATACAGGCAGAAGAAGCAAAAGAATACAGAGAAAGCAACATTCTTGTTCTGAGTCAGGTGTATTTTGCAGAATTAGACGATAAAGGCAAAATAACAAGAGAAGCTACTGCAGATCAAGGCAAGTACAACAAGGCAACAGAGGACATAGAAATTACAGGGAAGGTAATACTAAAAGATTTTTCTGAAAACTTTACTTTAGAAGGACATAATTTATCATATTCTAAAAATAACCATACCATAAAAGCACCAGAAGAAACCGAAATATCCATAAAAAAAGAAAATTACTACATAACAGGAAAAGGCTTCTCCGCTGATACAAAAGAAATGAAAATTAATTTTGACAAAAAGCCGGAAGGCCATTATGAAGAGAACTAG
- a CDS encoding LptA/OstA family protein, whose protein sequence is MKRTSLITVFILTTSTLIFAEDFFFSADNLEATLAKGKEKTILSGNAIVNAGSKKMTADKIELSGTDFRYVRCIGNVRFSDSEDGILIQAQQLFFDRDKELSHIEGNIILEDKKNNTVIKAEIIDYDQKNKQAFIQINVRLFKEDITGRSEFAKYNRDKKILTLSGSPILYKGEDKYSAERVIVDLETKDVTMEGKIEGQIIQKKKSENTSQGEN, encoded by the coding sequence ATGAAGAGAACTAGTTTAATTACTGTTTTTATTCTTACAACAAGCACTCTCATCTTTGCAGAAGATTTCTTTTTCTCTGCTGACAACCTGGAAGCAACCCTTGCAAAAGGTAAAGAAAAAACAATACTCTCGGGAAACGCCATAGTAAACGCCGGAAGCAAAAAAATGACAGCTGACAAGATAGAACTGTCTGGTACTGATTTTAGATACGTCAGGTGTATAGGAAATGTAAGATTTTCTGACTCAGAAGATGGAATTTTAATACAGGCCCAACAGCTTTTCTTTGACAGAGACAAAGAACTGTCCCACATAGAAGGCAACATCATACTTGAGGACAAAAAAAACAATACAGTAATAAAAGCAGAGATAATAGACTACGATCAGAAAAACAAGCAGGCTTTTATACAGATAAACGTAAGACTTTTTAAAGAAGATATAACAGGCAGAAGCGAGTTTGCAAAGTACAACAGAGATAAAAAAATCCTTACACTATCCGGTTCCCCCATATTGTACAAAGGAGAAGACAAATATAGCGCAGAAAGAGTAATCGTGGATCTCGAGACAAAAGACGTTACAATGGAAGGGAAAATAGAGGGACAAATAATCCAGAAAAAGAAATCAGAGAACACTTCTCAGGGAGAAAACTAG
- the lptB gene encoding LPS export ABC transporter ATP-binding protein — protein MNTHTLGAENLIKRFGKKTVVNGASIEMKTGEIVGLLGPNGAGKTTIFYMIVGFLKPDRGRVFFDHHDISKLPMYKRARLGISYLPQEASVFRRLTVEENIKAILEARGDLDKKEIEEKLTSLLDEMGITHIKKQKAYTLSGGERRRTEIARALAIEPNFLLLDEPFVGIDPIAVYEIKEIIKQLSRKNIGILITDHNARDTLEITSRSYIIDKGTILVEGDSKYISEHSHVREIYLGKNFEL, from the coding sequence GTGAATACACATACTCTGGGAGCAGAAAATCTGATAAAACGATTTGGCAAAAAAACTGTTGTAAACGGTGCATCAATAGAGATGAAGACCGGAGAAATAGTAGGCCTCCTTGGTCCAAACGGTGCAGGAAAAACTACTATATTTTATATGATAGTGGGCTTTCTAAAACCCGATAGGGGCAGAGTGTTTTTTGACCACCATGACATTTCAAAACTTCCCATGTACAAGAGAGCAAGACTGGGCATCTCTTATCTGCCACAGGAAGCTTCTGTGTTCCGTAGACTCACAGTAGAAGAAAACATCAAGGCAATTCTTGAAGCACGAGGCGACCTAGACAAAAAAGAAATAGAAGAAAAGCTTACATCATTGCTTGATGAGATGGGCATAACACACATAAAAAAACAAAAAGCCTATACGCTCTCCGGAGGAGAAAGAAGAAGAACAGAGATAGCAAGAGCACTTGCAATCGAACCCAATTTTCTATTGCTTGATGAACCTTTTGTAGGAATTGACCCAATAGCAGTGTACGAAATAAAAGAAATAATAAAACAGCTTTCAAGAAAAAATATAGGTATACTAATAACAGACCATAACGCAAGAGACACACTGGAAATAACATCAAGATCATACATAATAGATAAAGGCACAATTTTGGTAGAAGGTGACAGTAAATATATCTCAGAACATTCTCATGTACGAGAGATATACCTGGGAAAAAACTTTGAACTCTAA
- a CDS encoding aldose 1-epimerase, whose protein sequence is MSNSGRIERLPSFVELGGDWLPRLVLVPELGGMIRQIEFIREGRPFPVLHDDSDEELVANPWFRGRFLFPFNDRIPDGKYTWDDVQYQLEINEERDAIHGFLYRQSMERISSSKSPSAQWIRLFYQTDGTHPGYPFLLKLVITYQVSPDRVDIQVDIKNTGKTSAPLTFGWHPYFSLPGTKKIDDVILTIPASKYAETDARFCATGVLRSVENTRYDFRKGRNLGEYDYDMFLACPSGWASLETPFCMLRIEFNGELLKGFQLFVPPDRTSVALEPVTAPANTFNHPELGLIALGPGKSISSQIHLAMYFKET, encoded by the coding sequence ATGAGCAATTCCGGGAGAATAGAAAGGCTGCCTTCTTTTGTGGAGTTGGGAGGAGACTGGTTGCCCAGACTTGTTCTGGTGCCGGAGCTTGGAGGAATGATTAGGCAGATTGAATTTATTAGAGAAGGGCGGCCTTTCCCGGTTTTGCATGATGACAGTGACGAAGAACTTGTTGCAAATCCATGGTTTAGGGGGCGCTTCCTTTTCCCTTTTAACGATAGAATTCCCGATGGCAAATATACATGGGACGATGTTCAATATCAGCTGGAGATAAATGAAGAAAGGGATGCTATACATGGTTTTTTATATAGACAAAGTATGGAGAGGATATCTTCCAGCAAAAGTCCAAGTGCTCAGTGGATAAGGCTCTTTTACCAAACCGATGGTACTCACCCCGGATATCCGTTTTTATTAAAGCTTGTGATTACTTATCAAGTAAGTCCTGACAGGGTGGATATCCAAGTTGACATAAAGAATACCGGTAAAACCTCTGCTCCTCTTACATTTGGCTGGCATCCTTATTTTTCTTTGCCGGGAACAAAGAAAATAGACGATGTTATTTTGACAATACCTGCGTCTAAGTATGCAGAAACAGATGCAAGATTTTGTGCTACAGGTGTCTTAAGAAGTGTTGAAAACACCAGATATGATTTTAGAAAAGGTAGAAATTTGGGTGAGTATGACTATGATATGTTCTTGGCCTGTCCTTCCGGATGGGCTTCTCTAGAAACGCCTTTCTGTATGTTGAGAATTGAGTTTAATGGTGAGCTGCTCAAAGGGTTTCAATTGTTTGTCCCTCCAGACAGGACTTCTGTTGCTCTAGAGCCTGTGACAGCCCCTGCCAATACTTTCAATCATCCGGAATTAGGATTGATAGCACTTGGACCAGGTAAATCTATATCTTCCCAGATTCATCTGGCTATGTATTTTAAAGAAACCTGA
- a CDS encoding PIG-L family deacetylase, with protein MLKSRNPKTGEVIRESVPDKHFKDWQGRDEKWLFISPHDDDVIIGGALLIQWALMNKVSVDVLIVTDGSMGYCTEEQRDNIKEIRRKETNAAFALLGVDEVKWLGFPDGGLRLYQGRRAAQKDEAAAIAGYVGLQNSFTYWFRKLKPTRVFIMADSDYHPDHKVAHEEAIISLFHANNQIWPELGKGRDFFPAVYELAAYCDFVSPPTIEICARTEMFNKKLKSIKAFSSQEEIIAPLVRILEDRGPYEYVREFDFKLYDPQVYKALFE; from the coding sequence ATGTTAAAAAGCAGAAATCCTAAGACGGGTGAGGTTATAAGAGAATCTGTACCCGATAAACACTTTAAAGATTGGCAGGGCAGAGATGAGAAGTGGCTCTTTATTTCTCCTCATGATGATGATGTTATAATAGGTGGTGCTCTTCTTATTCAATGGGCTCTTATGAATAAAGTATCTGTTGACGTTCTCATCGTAACTGATGGCTCCATGGGATATTGTACAGAGGAGCAGAGAGATAACATAAAAGAGATAAGGAGAAAAGAGACAAATGCTGCATTTGCTCTCCTGGGAGTAGATGAAGTAAAATGGCTGGGTTTTCCAGATGGAGGGCTTCGCCTGTATCAAGGCAGACGTGCAGCACAGAAGGATGAGGCTGCAGCTATTGCAGGGTATGTGGGACTCCAGAATTCTTTTACATATTGGTTTAGAAAGTTAAAACCAACAAGAGTGTTTATAATGGCTGATAGCGATTATCATCCTGATCACAAGGTCGCACATGAGGAAGCGATTATTTCTCTTTTTCATGCCAACAACCAGATATGGCCAGAGCTTGGAAAGGGTAGGGATTTTTTTCCGGCCGTCTATGAGCTTGCTGCCTACTGTGATTTTGTTTCTCCGCCCACTATAGAGATATGTGCAAGGACTGAGATGTTTAATAAAAAGCTCAAGTCCATAAAGGCTTTTTCTTCTCAGGAGGAGATTATTGCTCCTCTTGTAAGAATACTTGAGGACAGGGGCCCTTATGAGTATGTGAGGGAGTTTGACTTTAAGCTATATGATCCTCAGGTATACAAAGCACTTTTTGAATAG
- a CDS encoding SIS domain-containing protein: protein MKRDDKRYTQFSLVKEMAETAFVVKNFPYDRVTGYPLDYNRVLLTGEGSSRIFPAKQLRAKALRSGFGQVFITDGATQSKEYMLDNTSVFVASNSGKTAEGVGLLKYMQENNIKASTCAVVAHDNTPIADMCDSKYILGCGNEEAVAATKSVVEQALFYDVLFSAKNNKPFTKGDELSELIDKVLWTELDEDFVRMVADAPMLYFAGRNDGVAEELTLKTNEITRKKSDFLEGTYAVHGIEEVMNPEETLILIEPFVELEEKVKKALADGVGINVVAIASRETMFPTFVIPDAGELNPYLLLVAGWNLLVEAGVRLDINLDKPQRARKIGNEFTG, encoded by the coding sequence ATGAAAAGAGATGATAAGAGATATACGCAGTTTTCTCTTGTAAAGGAAATGGCTGAGACTGCTTTTGTTGTAAAGAATTTTCCTTATGACAGGGTTACCGGCTATCCTCTTGATTATAACAGGGTTCTGCTCACAGGAGAGGGGTCTTCTAGAATTTTTCCTGCAAAACAGTTGCGTGCAAAGGCGCTTAGAAGCGGCTTTGGCCAAGTTTTTATAACAGATGGAGCTACCCAGAGCAAAGAGTACATGCTTGATAATACGAGCGTGTTTGTTGCATCCAATTCCGGGAAGACTGCAGAGGGGGTAGGATTGCTTAAATATATGCAGGAAAACAACATCAAAGCTTCTACCTGTGCTGTTGTAGCCCATGATAATACTCCTATTGCGGATATGTGTGATAGCAAGTACATTCTTGGCTGCGGCAATGAAGAAGCTGTTGCTGCTACAAAGTCTGTGGTAGAACAGGCTTTGTTCTATGATGTTCTTTTTTCTGCTAAGAATAATAAGCCTTTTACAAAGGGTGATGAGCTTTCTGAGCTTATAGATAAGGTTCTGTGGACAGAGCTTGACGAAGATTTTGTAAGAATGGTTGCTGATGCTCCCATGTTGTATTTTGCCGGAAGAAACGACGGGGTTGCCGAAGAGCTTACGCTAAAGACCAATGAGATTACAAGGAAAAAATCGGATTTTCTTGAGGGTACTTATGCAGTGCACGGCATAGAAGAGGTTATGAATCCAGAGGAAACCCTCATTCTTATAGAACCATTTGTGGAATTGGAAGAAAAGGTAAAGAAAGCTCTTGCAGATGGTGTGGGAATAAATGTTGTAGCTATAGCTTCCAGAGAAACTATGTTCCCTACTTTTGTTATCCCCGATGCTGGAGAGCTCAATCCTTACCTCCTTCTTGTAGCAGGTTGGAACCTGCTTGTGGAAGCAGGAGTGAGATTGGATATAAATCTTGATAAGCCGCAGAGGGCAAGGAAGATAGGAAACGAGTTTACAGGTTGA
- a CDS encoding diphosphate--fructose-6-phosphate 1-phosphotransferase: MKGNALVGQSGGPTAVINASLLGVVEAALSQSDIGHVYGMKYGIEGFMAGELVDFGTFDRGHLKKLKHTPGSALGSTRKKLTDDDLPTIKELLEKHNIRYFFLIGGNDTMDTINRVEQYCRSVGYELRGVGVSKTVDNDLFGTDHTPGFPSAARYVALSVLQGGRLAADMQRVDKFVVHQTVGRDAGWLAASAALAKKREQDAPHLIYIPERPLVRDKVITEVEDVIARYGWCSIVIGEGALWDDGTPVSATQVTDSFKNPEFGAMGGASAALSLHKLIRESLGVRGEFQITESLPMCASDRVSLIDREEAYSCGQTAVNYAMAGKSGVMVTIERLSSVPYKWGHGEIALSEVARKTKPMPDEFIAESGSYVTDAFIDYLAPLVGELEDYAVLF; encoded by the coding sequence ATGAAAGGTAATGCTCTTGTAGGGCAGTCGGGCGGGCCTACCGCTGTGATAAACGCTAGTCTTTTGGGTGTTGTCGAGGCTGCTCTTTCTCAGTCTGATATCGGGCATGTTTATGGCATGAAGTATGGTATAGAGGGATTTATGGCCGGTGAGCTTGTGGATTTTGGTACTTTTGACAGGGGGCATCTTAAAAAGCTTAAGCATACTCCGGGTTCTGCGCTGGGTTCTACGCGTAAGAAGCTTACGGATGATGATTTGCCTACTATCAAGGAGCTCTTAGAGAAGCATAATATCCGATATTTCTTTCTCATAGGCGGAAATGATACTATGGATACTATAAATCGTGTTGAGCAGTATTGTCGTTCTGTGGGATATGAGCTGCGCGGAGTTGGTGTGTCCAAGACTGTGGATAACGATCTTTTTGGTACCGACCATACACCTGGGTTTCCGTCCGCTGCTCGTTATGTTGCTCTCTCTGTTTTGCAGGGAGGAAGGCTTGCTGCAGATATGCAGCGTGTGGATAAGTTTGTTGTTCATCAGACCGTGGGACGTGATGCTGGCTGGCTTGCTGCTTCTGCTGCACTTGCAAAAAAGAGAGAACAGGATGCTCCGCATCTTATATATATTCCGGAGAGGCCTCTTGTAAGGGATAAGGTTATTACAGAGGTTGAGGATGTTATAGCGCGATATGGATGGTGTTCTATTGTTATAGGCGAGGGAGCTTTATGGGATGACGGTACTCCTGTATCTGCAACACAGGTAACCGATTCTTTTAAAAATCCGGAGTTTGGTGCTATGGGCGGTGCTTCTGCTGCTCTTTCTTTGCATAAGCTTATACGTGAGTCGCTTGGCGTGAGAGGAGAATTTCAGATCACAGAGTCTCTTCCTATGTGTGCATCCGACAGGGTGTCTTTGATAGATAGAGAAGAGGCGTATTCCTGCGGACAAACTGCAGTGAACTATGCTATGGCAGGCAAGAGTGGGGTTATGGTTACAATAGAGAGACTTTCTTCTGTTCCATACAAGTGGGGACATGGTGAGATTGCTCTCTCAGAGGTTGCAAGAAAGACCAAGCCCATGCCGGATGAGTTTATTGCCGAGAGTGGCAGCTATGTTACAGATGCCTTTATTGATTATCTTGCCCCGCTTGTGGGTGAGCTTGAGGATTATGCAGTGCTTTTCTAA
- a CDS encoding DUF5808 domain-containing protein gives MTILSIFLIVQWLILWAVLAITPFLLPSSEAFGINLPDTEEVKRIVKRLNKNYFFIMLVSGVAIFPILVSAIMKAEDALLFNTYILSFTLTLVFAAIAYYINHSKLKKTKEQRNWAQVLPQVAMTMPEIKKNLVSPWYFLLYLPVIALTLIIPSVFWDRIPDSVPLRYDIQGNPVIFIEKGIGFLLWPVLMQGFICLIMGFVYLSMRFTRVRLDPSNPKLSAQQQSVFRKRWSIFTVFGGLALCLLFMMFPLSAAFSLGPSVQFVIIFTWTIGIVLWAIILSINTGQLGSRITSKQSGIKKAAQMPDEDKYWKAGVFYYNPDDPSVFVEKRFGVGFTLNWGSKLAWLILAGFIIVLTSFIIVVNILTA, from the coding sequence ATGACTATTTTATCAATATTTCTTATTGTTCAGTGGTTGATTCTATGGGCTGTTCTTGCCATTACCCCCTTTCTGCTTCCTTCTTCGGAAGCCTTTGGCATAAACCTTCCGGATACGGAGGAGGTAAAGCGTATTGTAAAGAGGCTTAATAAAAATTATTTTTTTATTATGTTGGTATCCGGCGTGGCGATTTTTCCTATCCTTGTCTCTGCAATAATGAAGGCGGAAGATGCCTTGCTTTTTAATACATATATCCTGAGTTTTACGCTTACACTTGTATTTGCAGCCATAGCTTATTATATAAACCACAGCAAGCTTAAAAAAACAAAAGAGCAGAGAAATTGGGCACAGGTTTTGCCGCAGGTTGCAATGACCATGCCAGAAATAAAAAAGAATCTGGTATCGCCATGGTATTTTCTTCTGTATCTTCCAGTAATTGCTCTTACTCTCATAATCCCTTCTGTGTTTTGGGATAGAATACCGGATAGCGTTCCTTTGCGCTATGATATACAGGGGAATCCTGTCATCTTTATAGAAAAGGGTATAGGCTTTTTGCTATGGCCTGTTCTTATGCAGGGGTTTATCTGTCTTATCATGGGATTTGTCTATCTTAGCATGCGATTTACAAGGGTAAGGCTTGATCCTTCTAACCCCAAACTCAGTGCTCAACAGCAATCTGTTTTTAGAAAACGATGGAGCATTTTTACCGTATTCGGCGGATTGGCGCTATGCCTTCTTTTTATGATGTTCCCTCTGTCCGCTGCTTTTTCTCTTGGACCTTCTGTACAGTTTGTAATTATTTTTACATGGACGATTGGGATTGTCCTTTGGGCTATAATTTTGTCCATAAATACAGGGCAACTCGGGAGCAGGATTACATCAAAACAGTCAGGCATAAAAAAAGCAGCTCAAATGCCGGATGAGGACAAGTACTGGAAGGCCGGCGTGTTTTACTACAATCCGGATGACCCTTCTGTGTTTGTTGAGAAACGCTTTGGTGTAGGGTTTACGCTCAATTGGGGTTCCAAGCTTGCATGGCTGATACTTGCGGGCTTTATCATAGTGCTGACTAGTTTTATAATTGTTGTAAATATTCTCACAGCATAA